From a region of the Sandaracinaceae bacterium genome:
- a CDS encoding metal-dependent hydrolase, whose protein sequence is MTVATSSSRVAATAPAAAPASRATRSAPPASRTEGQLVVRRVRFDFRDTPLEWIPGQPFASHFINEINLLLPAGERWFCKVFNTALPLVTDPKLAEDVRLFIRQEAMHAQAHSKAIVEYLNAHGIETQSNLDQEDWLFATLLSEQPLGLTVPARAERQWLLFRLGIIAAIEHMTCVLGNYALRNHAWDEVGADPTLLDLLRWHGAEEVEHRSVAFDLYRHLGGGYLSRYYLASIVMPAIFGLWAHGAAHLMSQDPRFASKRPSALRPWIWLEWERTARRGMLPSLFTLARQELPFFSPWYDPRREGSTAEALAYLARSPAARASGAVV, encoded by the coding sequence ATGACCGTTGCCACCAGCTCGTCCCGTGTCGCTGCGACCGCCCCAGCGGCTGCTCCCGCCTCTCGCGCCACCCGAAGCGCGCCGCCCGCCTCTCGCACCGAGGGGCAGCTGGTGGTGCGCCGCGTGCGCTTCGACTTCCGCGACACGCCGCTCGAGTGGATCCCGGGGCAGCCCTTCGCCAGCCACTTCATCAACGAGATCAACCTGCTCCTGCCGGCGGGCGAGCGCTGGTTCTGCAAGGTGTTCAACACCGCGCTCCCGCTGGTCACGGACCCGAAGCTGGCCGAGGACGTGCGCCTCTTCATCCGGCAGGAGGCCATGCACGCGCAGGCCCACAGCAAGGCCATCGTCGAGTACCTGAACGCGCACGGTATCGAGACGCAGAGCAACCTCGACCAGGAAGACTGGCTGTTCGCCACGCTGCTGAGCGAGCAGCCGCTCGGCCTCACGGTGCCGGCCCGCGCCGAGCGCCAGTGGCTGCTCTTCCGCCTGGGCATCATCGCGGCCATCGAGCACATGACGTGCGTCCTCGGGAACTACGCGCTCCGCAACCACGCGTGGGACGAAGTCGGCGCGGACCCCACGCTGCTCGATCTGCTGCGCTGGCACGGCGCCGAAGAGGTGGAGCACCGCAGCGTGGCCTTCGACCTGTACCGGCACCTCGGCGGTGGCTACCTATCGCGCTACTACCTGGCCAGCATCGTGATGCCCGCCATCTTCGGCCTGTGGGCGCACGGCGCCGCGCACCTCATGAGCCAAGACCCACGCTTTGCCAGCAAGCGGCCGAGCGCGCTGCGCCCCTGGATCTGGCTCGAGTGGGAGCGCACCGCGCGCAGGGGCATGCTGCCTTCGCTCTTCACGCTCGCGCGCCAGGAGCTGCCGTTCTTCAGCCCGTGGTACGACCCGCGCCGCGAGGGCAGCACGGCCGAGGCGCTGGCCTACCTCGCGCGCTCACCCGCCGCGCGCGCCAGCGGCGCCGTGGTCTGA
- a CDS encoding 2OG-Fe(II) oxygenase, with the protein MDDFLPAPLADALAAAFPAPSHPHWKRVDHAEQAGRLGHLQRADFEGVDPLVRHTLDQLNGAVFLRFLEQLSGLRGLIGDPSFRAAGAHLTLPGGHLDLHADFNRDRFRGLSRALTVLLYLNPGWQDGWGGALELWPADRSACAQRIAPLHNRCVVMLHSDDGYHGHPQPLGCPPERARKSLVAYYYQSDETRRAADPSYTPAPAHGALWVRPR; encoded by the coding sequence ATGGACGACTTCCTGCCCGCGCCGCTGGCCGACGCGCTGGCGGCCGCGTTCCCCGCGCCCTCGCACCCTCACTGGAAGCGCGTGGACCACGCGGAGCAGGCGGGCCGCCTCGGGCACCTGCAGCGCGCCGACTTCGAGGGCGTGGACCCGCTGGTGCGCCACACGCTCGACCAGCTCAACGGCGCGGTCTTTCTGCGGTTTCTGGAGCAGCTCAGCGGCCTGCGCGGACTGATTGGCGACCCCTCGTTCCGCGCGGCGGGTGCGCACCTCACGCTGCCGGGAGGGCACCTGGATCTCCACGCGGACTTCAACCGCGACCGCTTCCGAGGGCTCTCGCGCGCGCTCACGGTGCTGCTCTACCTGAACCCCGGCTGGCAGGACGGGTGGGGCGGCGCGCTCGAGCTCTGGCCCGCGGACCGCTCGGCGTGTGCGCAGCGCATCGCCCCCCTGCACAACCGCTGCGTGGTCATGCTGCACTCGGACGATGGGTACCACGGGCACCCCCAGCCGCTCGGGTGCCCGCCCGAGCGCGCGCGGAAGAGCCTGGTGGCCTACTACTACCAGAGCGACGAGACGCGACGCGCCGCGGACCCGAGCTACACGCCCGCGCCCGCCCACGGGGCGCTGTGGGTGCGCCCGCGCTAG
- a CDS encoding SDR family oxidoreductase: protein MTPSRFVTSGDVQLALYTWGEPAGRPTLLLVHGYPDSAHVWQAVAEQLSVDHYVVAYDVRGAGNSTRPERTADYALPLLVRDMEAVLDAVAPHQKVHLVAHDWGSIQSWEVVCDERLEQRFASFTSMSGPCLDHVGHWLRDRLRAGSRHDLGLLASQVSHSWYIGMFQLPGLAPTIFRVAGDAFQRRLAAREGLTAAPPSPTFALDGRYGVNLYRANVTERLRQPAVRRTGLPVHLLCSREDHYMVPEIWDSLTEWAPNVYRSEVDSTHWLQLVQPAEVVRHVRAFVRHVDGQGQSPLSMERARRYAHGGRAPTGSQRGKLVLVTGAGSGFGRETALLFAREGADIVAVDLHADTAKETARRCQQLGRSAWSRQVDVGDPAAMHALAEWVHQQLGAPDVVVNNAGIGLAGSFFDTTDADWDRLLRVNLGGVILGSRLFGQQMKDAKKPGHIVNVASMAAYTPSRTVAAYATTKAAVRMLSDCLRAELADDGVHVSTICPGFSITNITQTTRFVGRTAAQEVEQQQKATRLYQRRNLLPATIAQAILDAVEHRRDDVPVGSEAHGARWLARLSPALLRRLARVDLGA, encoded by the coding sequence ATGACGCCTTCTCGCTTCGTGACGTCCGGCGACGTGCAGCTCGCGCTCTACACCTGGGGCGAGCCTGCAGGCCGGCCCACGCTGCTCCTGGTCCACGGCTACCCCGACAGCGCGCACGTCTGGCAGGCGGTCGCCGAGCAGCTGTCCGTGGACCACTACGTGGTGGCCTACGACGTGCGCGGGGCCGGGAACTCCACCCGCCCGGAGCGCACGGCAGACTACGCGCTGCCCCTGCTGGTGCGGGACATGGAGGCCGTGCTGGACGCCGTCGCGCCCCACCAGAAGGTGCACCTGGTGGCACACGACTGGGGCTCGATCCAGTCGTGGGAGGTCGTTTGTGACGAGCGGCTGGAGCAGCGCTTCGCGTCGTTCACCAGCATGTCGGGCCCTTGCCTCGACCACGTGGGGCACTGGCTGCGCGATCGCCTCCGCGCGGGCTCGCGGCACGACCTGGGCCTGCTCGCGTCCCAGGTGAGCCACAGCTGGTACATCGGCATGTTCCAGCTCCCGGGCTTGGCTCCCACCATCTTCCGTGTGGCGGGCGACGCGTTCCAGCGCCGGCTGGCCGCCCGCGAGGGCCTCACCGCTGCGCCGCCGAGCCCCACCTTTGCGCTCGACGGGCGCTATGGCGTGAACCTCTACCGCGCCAACGTGACCGAGCGCCTGCGGCAGCCTGCGGTGCGCCGCACGGGCCTGCCGGTGCACCTGCTGTGCTCGCGGGAAGACCACTACATGGTGCCCGAGATCTGGGACTCGCTCACCGAGTGGGCCCCCAACGTGTACCGCAGCGAGGTGGACAGCACCCACTGGCTCCAGCTGGTGCAGCCCGCCGAGGTGGTGCGCCACGTGCGCGCCTTCGTTCGCCATGTGGACGGCCAGGGCCAGTCACCGCTCTCCATGGAGCGCGCGCGCCGCTATGCCCACGGCGGGCGCGCCCCCACGGGCTCACAGCGCGGCAAGCTGGTGCTGGTCACCGGGGCCGGCTCCGGCTTCGGCCGCGAGACGGCGCTGCTGTTCGCCCGCGAGGGTGCCGACATCGTGGCGGTCGACCTGCACGCCGACACGGCCAAAGAGACGGCGCGGCGCTGCCAGCAGCTAGGGCGCTCGGCCTGGTCGCGCCAGGTGGACGTGGGTGACCCGGCGGCCATGCACGCCCTGGCCGAGTGGGTGCACCAGCAGCTGGGCGCGCCCGACGTGGTGGTCAACAACGCGGGTATCGGCCTGGCGGGCTCCTTCTTCGACACCACGGACGCGGACTGGGACCGCCTGCTGCGCGTGAACCTGGGCGGGGTCATCCTGGGCTCGCGCCTGTTCGGGCAGCAGATGAAGGACGCGAAGAAGCCCGGCCACATCGTGAACGTGGCGTCCATGGCGGCGTACACGCCCTCGCGCACCGTGGCGGCCTACGCCACCACCAAAGCCGCCGTGCGCATGCTGAGCGATTGCCTGCGCGCGGAGCTCGCCGACGACGGCGTGCACGTGAGCACCATCTGCCCCGGCTTCTCCATCACCAACATCACGCAGACCACGCGCTTCGTGGGTCGGACGGCCGCGCAAGAGGTCGAGCAGCAGCAGAAGGCCACGCGCCTCTACCAGCGCCGCAACCTGCTCCCCGCCACCATCGCGCAGGCCATCTTGGATGCTGTCGAGCACCGGCGCGACGACGTGCCCGTGGGCTCCGAGGCCCATGGCGCGCGCTGGCTGGCGCGCCTCTCTCCCGCGCTCCTGCGGCGCCTCGCGCGCGTGGACCTTGGTGCCTGA
- a CDS encoding ornithine cyclodeaminase family protein (catalyzes the interconversion of alanine and pyruvate) produces MATLLLTQSQVRSVLTMDMVVPAVERAFAAHGRGEARMPPKVYLDIPEHAGDFRAMPGALGDAAGVKWVSVYAENPSRHGLPSVMGLYILNHPDTALPAAVLDATLLTALRTGAAAAVASKMLYRDEPKSVGFIGCGVQAQAILDAHRFVFGPGFAVKAADIRRDAAERFAHENEGEAVSLEDAARCDIVCTATPTRIPVLRRKWLEGRTHINAMGADAAGKQELETAILLDAKIYVDDIEQAHHSGEVNVPISRGQLDPKAARETLGAIVAGRRAAPKNAELTVFDSTGLAIQDAAIARVAFEQARSRGIGQQIVFRS; encoded by the coding sequence ATGGCGACCCTGCTCCTGACCCAGTCCCAAGTTCGCAGCGTGCTCACGATGGACATGGTGGTCCCTGCCGTGGAGCGCGCCTTCGCCGCTCACGGTCGTGGTGAGGCGCGTATGCCGCCCAAGGTGTACCTGGACATCCCCGAGCACGCGGGCGACTTCCGCGCCATGCCGGGTGCGCTCGGTGACGCGGCCGGCGTGAAGTGGGTCAGCGTCTACGCCGAGAACCCCTCGCGGCACGGCCTCCCCAGCGTCATGGGCCTCTACATCCTGAACCACCCGGACACCGCGCTGCCTGCTGCCGTGCTCGACGCCACCCTACTCACCGCGCTGCGCACGGGCGCCGCCGCCGCCGTCGCGTCCAAGATGCTCTACCGCGACGAGCCCAAGTCGGTGGGCTTCATCGGCTGTGGCGTGCAGGCGCAGGCCATCCTCGACGCGCACCGCTTCGTGTTCGGGCCAGGCTTCGCGGTGAAGGCCGCCGACATCCGGCGCGACGCGGCCGAGCGCTTCGCCCACGAGAACGAGGGCGAGGCCGTGTCGCTCGAGGACGCGGCGCGCTGCGACATCGTCTGCACCGCCACACCCACGCGCATCCCCGTGCTGCGTCGCAAGTGGCTCGAGGGCCGCACGCACATCAACGCCATGGGCGCGGACGCGGCGGGCAAGCAGGAGCTCGAGACCGCCATCCTGCTGGACGCGAAGATCTACGTGGACGACATCGAGCAGGCGCACCACAGCGGCGAGGTCAACGTGCCCATCTCGCGCGGACAGCTGGACCCGAAGGCTGCCCGCGAGACGCTGGGGGCCATCGTGGCGGGGCGGCGCGCCGCTCCCAAGAACGCCGAGCTCACGGTCTTCGATTCCACCGGGCTCGCCATCCAGGACGCCGCCATCGCGCGCGTGGCCTTCGAGCAGGCGCGCAGCCGCGGCATCGGCCAGCAGATCGTGTTCCGCTCGTAG
- a CDS encoding DUF2029 domain-containing protein codes for MSAAGWDPKRHVGITLGLLALVGACAFAWASYVPHTFILRDGRFYTNTAATLTESLSLEQPYARSWYSGTLGWNYNLDAGWSNIALGRNGEHLPKHPLLLPVLSAPFFFALGLPGQLLFNLLTFFVIGGCAFGIARRYVDEQDEAAAAIAALALPLGTSILSYAYDYHVDTLLLALFLGGVLAIHVGRGVLAGVLLALIVTLKPTCLMWVPAFLLMALSPQASLDRRGLFRALAAGTVVLLAYAALNTWLFGRPHWAGYNRTLVVVDGQPGIADHVDAFSFPLVDGLRRLFLGNYGIARLFALFTLALPGWLLLARRAPRYVVGSVLALGFAVLVFAKYDWEGDRFLWPALGLLVPPLAASFAGLVRGLRALVVRGLGAEREALFRHAPARDRSLAALAVVAVLVAALATTTQPTARLERSTYAIAAQQLATHGTLSAVGTPLAPEGLPLFEDARSQVSRDRSGALVARVSPLATVLAAPFALFGPAGLLALHVALAALLAWLLVTLSPRPPTVLAAGVVLVLWLPGMRERVLDGGPALMSATALVGALLAAERGRVALAMTLACVATALGDAPLLIVPAVLVLLWRPLRVWRALATTPEAQRTLWTRLALRGLTPVLALVLLNLLYWGRPLATAADRVAVMGLDGAYAVAPTQSLVTLLNAAFGGDPDPVRAFAPLLLLALPGLGLIAVGRRDLAIALGLVLLSLAVPGVIADDAQLPLFACFVLVLPLGRALAVLGSLLDTAAHRLVARLPGRVGLAPALAGGVLLLTLLLVGVGRRALASDVFDVANPDAVRHARVTLAVGQRGADVPCDFLAWEYQGWECASYERGVTLTGLATASPARFGPDGRPDLHLGTDARGKARTIAFDDVTLGERLEFRVRFDISSAKVGTLQVLLNDEVAHEVALAELAAARDDQGRSTVRVDTSSRRGERVTLALRLASLRYRTSLWLRGGPR; via the coding sequence GTGAGCGCAGCTGGCTGGGACCCGAAGCGGCACGTGGGCATCACGCTGGGGCTGCTGGCGCTGGTGGGGGCGTGCGCCTTCGCGTGGGCATCCTATGTGCCGCACACCTTCATCCTGCGCGACGGCCGCTTCTACACCAACACCGCCGCCACGCTGACCGAGTCGCTGTCGCTCGAGCAGCCCTACGCGCGCAGCTGGTACAGCGGGACCCTGGGCTGGAACTACAACCTGGACGCGGGCTGGAGCAACATCGCGCTCGGCCGCAACGGGGAGCACCTGCCCAAGCACCCGCTGCTGCTGCCGGTGCTCTCGGCGCCGTTCTTCTTCGCCCTCGGCCTGCCCGGGCAGCTGCTCTTCAACCTGCTCACGTTCTTCGTCATCGGCGGCTGCGCGTTCGGCATCGCGCGTCGTTACGTGGACGAGCAGGACGAGGCCGCCGCCGCCATCGCCGCGCTGGCCCTGCCGCTCGGCACCAGCATCCTGAGCTACGCCTACGACTACCACGTGGACACGCTGCTGCTGGCGCTCTTCCTGGGCGGCGTGCTGGCCATCCACGTGGGGCGCGGCGTGCTGGCAGGCGTGCTGCTGGCGCTGATCGTCACGCTCAAGCCCACCTGCCTGATGTGGGTGCCCGCGTTCCTGCTGATGGCGCTCTCGCCGCAGGCCTCGCTCGACCGGCGCGGGCTCTTCCGTGCGCTCGCCGCGGGCACCGTGGTGCTGCTGGCCTATGCGGCGCTCAACACGTGGCTGTTCGGCCGGCCGCACTGGGCGGGCTACAACCGCACGCTCGTGGTGGTGGATGGCCAGCCGGGCATCGCCGACCACGTGGACGCGTTCTCGTTCCCCCTGGTCGACGGCCTCCGGCGCTTGTTCCTGGGCAACTACGGCATCGCGCGGCTCTTCGCGCTGTTCACGTTGGCGCTGCCCGGCTGGCTGTTGCTGGCGCGCCGCGCGCCGCGCTACGTGGTGGGGTCCGTGCTGGCCCTGGGCTTCGCGGTGCTGGTGTTCGCCAAGTACGACTGGGAGGGCGACCGCTTTCTGTGGCCAGCGCTCGGCCTGCTGGTCCCGCCGCTGGCGGCCTCCTTCGCGGGGCTGGTGCGCGGCCTGCGCGCCCTCGTGGTTCGTGGCCTCGGCGCCGAGCGGGAGGCGCTCTTCCGCCATGCGCCGGCGCGCGACAGAAGCCTCGCCGCGCTCGCGGTGGTGGCCGTGCTGGTGGCTGCGCTCGCGACCACCACCCAGCCCACCGCGCGCCTCGAGCGGTCCACCTACGCCATCGCGGCGCAGCAGCTGGCCACGCACGGCACGCTCTCGGCCGTGGGCACGCCGCTCGCCCCCGAGGGGCTGCCGCTGTTCGAGGACGCCCGCTCGCAAGTCTCGCGCGATCGCTCGGGGGCGTTGGTGGCGCGCGTGTCGCCGCTGGCCACCGTGCTGGCGGCGCCCTTCGCGCTCTTCGGTCCGGCGGGGCTCCTGGCGCTGCACGTGGCGCTCGCCGCGTTGCTGGCGTGGCTGTTGGTCACCCTCTCGCCGCGCCCTCCCACGGTGCTGGCCGCGGGCGTGGTGCTGGTGCTGTGGCTGCCCGGCATGCGCGAGCGCGTGCTGGACGGAGGCCCCGCGCTGATGAGCGCCACCGCGTTGGTGGGCGCGCTGCTGGCCGCCGAGCGCGGCCGCGTGGCGCTGGCCATGACGCTCGCGTGCGTGGCCACCGCGCTCGGTGACGCGCCGCTACTCATCGTGCCCGCGGTGCTGGTGCTGCTGTGGCGGCCGCTGCGCGTGTGGCGCGCGCTCGCCACCACGCCCGAAGCGCAACGCACGCTGTGGACGCGCCTCGCGCTGCGCGGGCTGACGCCGGTGTTGGCGCTGGTGCTGCTCAACCTCCTGTACTGGGGGCGCCCGCTGGCCACGGCGGCAGACCGCGTGGCGGTCATGGGCCTCGACGGGGCGTACGCCGTTGCGCCCACGCAGTCCCTGGTGACGCTGCTGAACGCCGCGTTCGGCGGGGACCCCGACCCGGTGCGCGCCTTCGCGCCGCTGTTGCTGCTGGCGCTCCCGGGGCTCGGGCTGATCGCCGTCGGGCGCCGTGACCTGGCCATCGCGCTCGGCCTGGTGCTGCTCTCGCTGGCGGTGCCGGGCGTCATCGCCGACGACGCGCAGCTGCCGCTGTTCGCGTGCTTCGTGCTGGTGCTGCCCCTCGGCCGCGCGCTCGCCGTGCTGGGCTCGCTGCTGGACACCGCGGCGCACCGGCTGGTGGCACGGCTGCCCGGGCGGGTGGGGCTCGCGCCCGCGCTGGCGGGCGGCGTCCTGCTGCTCACGCTGCTGCTGGTGGGCGTGGGGCGGCGCGCGCTGGCGAGTGACGTGTTCGACGTGGCCAACCCAGACGCGGTGCGCCACGCACGCGTGACCTTGGCCGTGGGCCAGCGTGGTGCCGACGTGCCCTGCGACTTCCTGGCCTGGGAGTACCAGGGCTGGGAGTGCGCCAGCTACGAGCGCGGCGTCACGCTCACGGGCTTGGCCACGGCGTCGCCGGCGCGCTTCGGCCCCGACGGAAGGCCGGACCTGCACCTGGGCACGGACGCGCGCGGAAAGGCGCGCACCATCGCCTTCGACGACGTGACGCTGGGCGAGCGCCTGGAATTCCGGGTGCGCTTCGACATCAGCAGCGCGAAGGTGGGCACGCTGCAAGTGCTGCTGAACGACGAGGTGGCCCACGAGGTCGCGCTCGCCGAGCTGGCCGCGGCGCGCGACGACCAAGGCCGCAGCACCGTACGCGTCGACACCTCGTCGCGTCGCGGCGAGCGCGTGACGCTGGCCCTGCGCCTCGCGAGCCTGCGCTATCGCACGTCGCTCTGGCTACGCGGTGGCCCGCGCTGA
- a CDS encoding FAD-dependent monooxygenase produces MSRSRIGVIGGGPGGSSFALYLTNLGVDPADITIVDQAHFPRPKLCGGGLTHRGTELVQGLLGGQPLGGGETRGLEFRCALGAVNVVERGPQWLYDRGRLDNLLLGECKARGVRVIEGERVREVEAQGDGFRLHTGAAGGDTALDVGWLVGADGARGVTGRALGLRPGIVGRLIEAVFEPVSSPHDPGILYFDFDPILDGIPGYAWIFPYPKPSTAEGGTSAVSVLPGLFKLGIMDGRGVTPGAELKRWTMAYAERNGFRLLDDKLSGWPEHYYAPSTRAHVPGAILVGEAWGIDPLLGEGIAPALESAAYGAARLKQALDGGTREIRGYERGFQWSLAGRNLWFQAKLANLLYGKNPNRWLRVLFENDTLLRLAASGEEQYGRLARTLPRLLLGYAGQVLRRGVPSNAPIALPASVD; encoded by the coding sequence ATGTCGCGCTCTCGCATCGGTGTCATCGGCGGAGGTCCCGGTGGGAGCTCCTTCGCGCTCTACCTGACCAACCTGGGGGTGGACCCTGCGGACATCACCATCGTGGACCAAGCGCACTTCCCGCGGCCGAAGCTGTGCGGCGGGGGCCTGACTCATCGCGGCACGGAGCTGGTGCAGGGGCTTCTGGGTGGGCAGCCCCTCGGGGGCGGTGAGACGCGTGGGCTCGAGTTCCGCTGCGCGCTCGGGGCCGTGAACGTGGTGGAGCGCGGGCCGCAGTGGCTCTATGACCGGGGCCGGCTGGACAACCTGCTGCTGGGGGAGTGCAAGGCGCGCGGCGTGCGGGTCATCGAAGGCGAGCGGGTGCGCGAGGTGGAGGCGCAGGGCGACGGATTCCGGCTGCACACGGGCGCGGCGGGCGGCGACACCGCGCTCGACGTCGGCTGGTTGGTGGGCGCCGACGGCGCGCGTGGCGTCACCGGGCGCGCGCTCGGCCTGCGCCCCGGCATCGTGGGGCGCTTGATCGAGGCGGTCTTCGAGCCGGTCAGCAGCCCGCATGATCCAGGCATCCTGTACTTCGACTTCGACCCCATCCTGGACGGCATCCCGGGCTATGCGTGGATCTTTCCGTACCCGAAGCCCAGCACGGCGGAAGGTGGGACGAGCGCCGTGAGCGTTCTGCCGGGGCTCTTCAAGCTGGGCATCATGGACGGCCGCGGCGTGACGCCTGGAGCCGAGCTGAAGCGCTGGACCATGGCGTACGCCGAGCGCAACGGCTTCCGGCTGCTGGACGACAAGCTCTCCGGCTGGCCCGAGCACTACTACGCGCCGAGCACGCGCGCGCACGTCCCTGGCGCCATCCTGGTGGGCGAGGCCTGGGGCATCGACCCGCTGCTGGGCGAGGGGATCGCGCCGGCGCTCGAGAGCGCGGCGTATGGGGCCGCGCGGCTCAAGCAGGCCCTCGACGGCGGCACGCGCGAGATCCGCGGCTACGAGCGCGGCTTCCAGTGGTCTCTCGCGGGCCGCAACCTGTGGTTCCAGGCCAAGCTGGCGAACCTGCTCTACGGAAAGAACCCCAACCGCTGGCTGCGGGTGCTCTTCGAGAACGACACGCTCCTGCGCCTGGCGGCGAGCGGCGAGGAGCAGTACGGGCGCCTGGCGAGGACCCTGCCGCGCCTGCTGCTGGGATACGCGGGCCAGGTGCTGCGCCGCGGGGTGCCCAGCAACGCGCCCATCGCGCTGCCTGCTTCGGTCGACTGA
- a CDS encoding NAD-dependent epimerase/dehydratase family protein, producing MTTEPRLPMDADLGGCLVTGGAGFLAGHIVRALLAEGHTVRSLDLREPDIRHERFTHQRGDLRVPADVLRACEGVDTVFHTAAVVDFVGVASPARRRRSVDLNVGGTANVIEACLAAGVKRLIYTSTNNVVLGAPVENATSATPYPARHADLYSATKTRAERLVLAANGRAHHGKAGASGGASVLATCALRPGGIYGVGDPFYLPQVIEKCARGLLLADIGDGSAMADNTFVGNLVHGELLAARHLHPGSKVAGHAYYITDGEPTNPLEFFRPIIEGLGYRVPTRRLPYRPMYALGYAWEVLHRYRLAPEPQVTRLHCMKAALSHSGNLAEAQRDFGYEPIYAWREELAACVPYCREVLAEMKRRR from the coding sequence ATGACCACTGAACCGCGCTTGCCGATGGACGCAGACCTGGGCGGGTGCCTGGTGACGGGAGGGGCGGGGTTCCTCGCAGGGCACATCGTTCGCGCGCTGCTCGCCGAGGGACACACGGTGCGCAGCTTGGACCTGCGCGAGCCCGACATCCGGCACGAGCGCTTCACGCATCAGCGTGGTGACCTGCGGGTGCCGGCCGACGTGCTCCGCGCGTGTGAGGGCGTGGACACGGTGTTCCACACGGCGGCGGTGGTGGACTTCGTGGGCGTGGCCAGCCCCGCGCGGCGGCGCCGAAGCGTGGACCTGAACGTGGGCGGGACGGCGAACGTGATCGAGGCGTGCTTGGCCGCCGGTGTGAAGCGGCTGATCTACACCAGCACCAACAACGTGGTGCTGGGAGCGCCCGTGGAGAACGCCACGAGCGCCACTCCCTACCCCGCGCGACACGCCGACCTCTACTCCGCCACCAAGACGCGCGCCGAGCGGCTGGTGCTGGCCGCCAACGGGCGTGCACACCATGGCAAGGCGGGGGCGAGCGGGGGCGCTTCCGTGTTGGCCACCTGCGCGCTGCGCCCTGGGGGTATCTACGGCGTGGGCGACCCCTTCTACCTGCCGCAAGTGATCGAGAAGTGTGCACGAGGGCTGCTGCTGGCCGACATCGGCGACGGCAGCGCCATGGCCGACAACACGTTCGTGGGGAACCTGGTGCACGGCGAGCTGCTCGCGGCACGTCACCTTCACCCGGGCTCGAAGGTGGCCGGCCACGCGTACTACATCACCGACGGCGAGCCCACGAACCCGCTCGAGTTCTTCCGGCCGATCATCGAGGGCCTCGGCTACCGCGTTCCCACGCGGCGCCTGCCCTACCGCCCCATGTACGCGCTGGGCTATGCGTGGGAGGTGCTGCACCGCTACCGCCTGGCGCCGGAGCCGCAGGTCACCCGCTTGCACTGCATGAAGGCCGCCCTATCCCACAGCGGCAATCTGGCGGAGGCGCAGCGGGACTTCGGCTACGAGCCCATCTACGCTTGGCGCGAGGAGCTGGCCGCATGCGTTCCCTACTGCCGCGAGGTGCTCGCCGAGATGAAGCGGAGACGGTGA